From the Butyrivibrio fibrisolvens genome, one window contains:
- the rfbF gene encoding glucose-1-phosphate cytidylyltransferase — translation MKVVLLAGGYGTRISEESHLKPKPMIEIGEKPILWHIMKEYSYRGFNDFIICAGYKQYVIKEWFANYYLYNSDVTFDLTADNKMTIHNNMSEPWKVTIVDTGIDTMTGGRIKRVQKYIGDETFMVSYGDGVSDIDMNDLLRFHKEHGKIATITSVNIGQRFGTLEMDGSKITSFHEKNEEDGSRINAGYMVMEPEVFDYIKDDSTVFEKDVLEKLAIDGQLMGYRYDGYWQCMDTKREKDRLEELWSSGNAPWKTWED, via the coding sequence ATGAAAGTTGTTCTTTTGGCAGGCGGATATGGTACCAGAATAAGTGAAGAAAGTCACTTAAAACCTAAGCCTATGATAGAGATAGGTGAAAAGCCTATTTTATGGCATATCATGAAAGAGTATTCGTATAGAGGTTTTAATGACTTTATCATCTGTGCCGGATACAAGCAGTATGTGATCAAGGAGTGGTTTGCTAATTATTATCTTTATAATAGTGATGTGACCTTCGACCTTACAGCTGATAATAAGATGACTATACATAACAATATGTCAGAACCCTGGAAAGTTACGATAGTTGATACCGGCATAGATACTATGACAGGTGGTCGTATCAAGAGAGTTCAGAAATATATCGGTGATGAGACTTTTATGGTATCCTATGGTGATGGTGTTAGTGATATTGATATGAATGACCTGCTTCGTTTCCACAAGGAGCATGGTAAGATAGCAACTATCACGTCTGTCAATATAGGCCAGAGGTTCGGAACACTTGAAATGGATGGCTCTAAGATCACTTCTTTCCATGAGAAAAATGAAGAGGATGGAAGCCGCATCAATGCAGGATACATGGTCATGGAACCAGAAGTCTTCGACTATATCAAGGATGACAGTACTGTCTTCGAAAAAGATGTACTTGAAAAACTTGCAATAGACGGCCAGCTTATGGGCTATAGATATGATGGATACTGGCAGTGCATGGATACCAAGCGTGAAAAGGACAGACTTGAAGAACTGTGGTCAAGTGGCAATGCTCCTTGGAAGACATGGGAAGATTAA
- a CDS encoding NAD-dependent epimerase/dehydratase family protein: protein MKTIDANKTYLITGAAGFIGYHLSKRLIEAGARVIGFDNMNDYYDVSLKEERLRLINKAVEDAKKSAVKNADSSVESCGSFVFIKGNLKNKDEVDKAFKEYKPDIVVNLAAQAGVRYSIDHPDSYIESNLIGFFNILEACRHSYDNKTEDYSGVEHLVYASSSSVYGGNTKVPFSTEDKVDEPVSLYAATKKSNELMAHAYSKLYGIPATGLRFFTVYGPLGRPDMALFKFTDKIMAGKPIQIYNNGDMKRDFTYIDDIVTGILNILPSAPCDNGKGARYKVYNIGNNHPESLMDMVTFLEEALGVTATKEFLPMQAGDVYQTYADVTELQRDFGFKPDTTLKDGINSFVRWYKDYYKIG, encoded by the coding sequence ATGAAAACAATAGATGCTAATAAAACATATCTGATAACAGGTGCAGCCGGTTTTATCGGTTATCATCTTTCGAAGAGGCTTATTGAAGCCGGAGCGAGAGTCATAGGCTTCGATAACATGAACGATTACTATGATGTCTCACTTAAAGAAGAAAGATTAAGACTGATAAATAAAGCTGTAGAAGATGCTAAGAAGTCAGCTGTAAAAAATGCTGACAGCAGCGTAGAATCTTGCGGATCTTTCGTATTCATAAAAGGAAATCTTAAGAATAAAGATGAAGTAGACAAGGCGTTCAAGGAATATAAGCCTGACATAGTTGTGAATCTTGCTGCTCAGGCAGGCGTTCGCTATTCTATTGATCATCCGGACTCATATATTGAATCTAATCTTATTGGTTTTTTTAATATCCTCGAAGCCTGCAGACATAGTTATGACAATAAGACTGAGGATTATAGCGGTGTTGAGCATCTTGTTTATGCTTCATCAAGTTCTGTTTATGGTGGCAATACCAAGGTTCCATTTTCAACAGAGGATAAGGTTGATGAGCCGGTAAGCTTATATGCAGCTACCAAGAAGTCTAATGAGCTTATGGCACATGCGTATTCCAAACTTTATGGAATTCCTGCTACAGGACTTAGATTCTTCACAGTATACGGCCCACTTGGAAGACCTGATATGGCTCTTTTCAAATTTACAGATAAGATCATGGCAGGTAAGCCTATCCAGATCTATAATAACGGAGATATGAAGCGCGACTTCACCTATATTGATGATATAGTTACAGGGATACTCAATATCCTTCCGAGCGCTCCTTGTGATAATGGTAAGGGTGCCAGATACAAAGTTTATAATATTGGCAATAATCATCCTGAATCTCTTATGGATATGGTCACTTTCCTTGAAGAGGCTCTTGGAGTTACGGCTACCAAGGAATTTCTTCCTATGCAGGCAGGTGATGTTTATCAAACCTATGCTGATGTGACTGAACTTCAAAGAGATTTTGGATTTAAGCCGGATACAACTTTGAAGGATGGTATTAATTCTTTTGTTAGATGGTATAAGGACTATTATAAAATAGGTTAG
- a CDS encoding glycosyltransferase family 2 protein, which produces MDKIAVLIPCYNEEKTIKKVIEDTRKALPEAVIYVYNNNSSDRTAEIAASCGAVVRNEYMQGKGNVIRRMFREIEAQCYIMVDGDDTYPMESAPEMVQKVLEHNADMVVGDRLSSTYFTENKRPFHNFGNSLVRSSINKLFDCDVRDIMTGYRAFSYEFVKTFPVLSKGFEIETEMTIHAVSNNMQIENVVIEYRDRPEGSESKLNTYADGFKVIRTISRLYRDYKPLGFFSAMAVVLAFLAIFFIIPVFFEYWETGEVRRFPTLIVCGFTMIAALQAFFNGLTLQNMAINNRRAFEMQLNGLHRKKMSLITKIDDESDID; this is translated from the coding sequence ATGGACAAAATTGCGGTGTTGATACCATGCTATAACGAGGAAAAAACAATAAAAAAAGTAATAGAAGATACCAGAAAAGCATTACCTGAAGCTGTTATATATGTGTATAATAATAACTCTTCTGACAGGACAGCAGAAATAGCTGCTAGTTGCGGAGCAGTTGTAAGGAATGAATACATGCAGGGAAAAGGTAATGTAATAAGGCGAATGTTCCGTGAGATAGAAGCGCAGTGCTATATAATGGTTGATGGTGATGATACATATCCGATGGAATCAGCACCGGAGATGGTACAAAAAGTTTTAGAGCATAACGCAGATATGGTAGTAGGAGATAGGCTTTCTTCTACATATTTTACAGAGAACAAAAGACCTTTTCACAATTTTGGAAACAGCTTGGTAAGAAGTTCAATTAATAAACTTTTTGACTGCGATGTCAGAGATATAATGACCGGATATAGGGCTTTTAGCTATGAATTTGTTAAGACTTTTCCTGTTTTGTCCAAGGGGTTTGAGATTGAGACTGAGATGACTATACATGCGGTTTCTAATAACATGCAGATAGAAAATGTAGTCATAGAATATCGTGACAGACCGGAAGGATCTGAGTCCAAGCTTAATACTTATGCTGATGGATTTAAAGTTATAAGGACTATTTCAAGGTTGTATAGGGATTATAAGCCTTTGGGATTTTTCTCAGCTATGGCAGTTGTTCTTGCTTTTCTTGCGATATTTTTCATTATACCGGTATTTTTTGAGTACTGGGAGACAGGAGAGGTTAGAAGATTTCCTACGCTTATTGTGTGTGGCTTTACAATGATTGCTGCTCTTCAGGCATTCTTTAATGGCCTTACACTTCAGAACATGGCAATCAATAATAGACGAGCATTTGAGATGCAGCTTAATGGGCTTCATAGAAAGAAGATGTCGCTTATCACAAAGATAGATGATGAAAGTGACATTGACTAA
- a CDS encoding radical SAM/SPASM domain-containing protein, with product MPIRVNSFMGKLGWNARKYFPNLASNAYLKLQFITRSRSQKKYVDYFMNSPEVPKPNVVNIETINRCNSTCAFCTANVHAEKRPLAKIDENLYKSIIDQLADWGYKGHLTLYGNNEPWLDTRIVEFHKYAREKLPESFIFMSTNGLILTLEKVKEIQPYVNQLIINNYSMEMKLHPNIQKIYDYVKSHPEEFEDIDIQIQMRYLQEVLTNRAGSAPNKKATEKVIKETCLLPFTDMWIMPNGKIGLCCCDNFEVTDFGDLNKIPLKEAWGSPKLMAARKDIALGRQNYKFCTHCDFIDAGFRMQVVNAILKHGEEAAHNIGGQERMKLFKKEK from the coding sequence ATGCCAATCAGAGTTAATAGTTTCATGGGTAAACTTGGCTGGAATGCCAGAAAATATTTTCCAAATCTTGCAAGTAATGCTTATCTTAAGCTTCAGTTTATTACAAGATCTCGTTCACAGAAGAAATATGTGGACTATTTTATGAATAGCCCTGAGGTACCAAAGCCTAACGTGGTAAATATAGAGACTATCAATAGATGTAATTCTACTTGTGCTTTTTGTACAGCTAATGTACATGCCGAAAAGCGCCCGCTTGCAAAGATTGACGAGAATCTTTATAAATCAATTATTGATCAGCTTGCAGATTGGGGATACAAGGGACATCTGACACTTTATGGTAATAACGAGCCATGGCTTGATACTAGAATTGTAGAATTTCACAAATATGCCAGAGAGAAGCTACCGGAAAGTTTTATCTTCATGTCCACTAATGGACTTATTCTTACACTTGAGAAGGTTAAAGAGATTCAGCCTTATGTTAATCAGCTGATCATCAATAACTACTCAATGGAGATGAAGCTTCATCCTAACATTCAGAAGATTTATGACTATGTTAAGTCACATCCTGAAGAGTTCGAAGATATTGATATACAGATTCAGATGAGATACCTTCAGGAAGTTCTTACAAACCGAGCTGGAAGTGCGCCTAATAAGAAGGCTACAGAGAAGGTTATAAAGGAAACTTGTCTTCTTCCATTTACTGATATGTGGATTATGCCGAATGGTAAGATAGGTCTTTGCTGTTGTGATAACTTTGAAGTTACTGATTTTGGTGATCTTAATAAGATTCCTCTTAAAGAAGCTTGGGGAAGTCCTAAGTTAATGGCTGCAAGAAAAGATATAGCATTAGGTCGTCAGAATTATAAGTTCTGTACACATTGTGACTTTATTGATGCCGGATTCAGAATGCAAGTTGTTAATGCAATATTGAAGCATGGAGAAGAAGCTGCTCATAATATAGGCGGCCAGGAAAGAATGAAATTGTTCAAAAAAGAGAAGTGA